From a single Fusobacterium pseudoperiodonticum genomic region:
- the hprK gene encoding HPr(Ser) kinase/phosphatase, with protein MYTYTTVREIADSLNLEILNEGNLDLKIDIPNIYQIGYELVGFLDKDSDELNRYINICSLKESRFMATFSKERKEKVISEYMALGFPALIFSKDAIIAEEFYYYAKKYNKNILLSNEKASVTVRKLKFFLSRALSVEEEYEDYSLMEIHGVGVLMTGYSNARKGVMIELLERGHRMITDKNLIIRRVGENDLLGYNGKKKVKLGHFYLEDIQNGSVDVTDHFGVKSTRIEKKINILIVLEEWKEKEFYDRLGLDTQYETFVGEKIQKFVIPVRKGRNIAVIIETAALSFRLKRMGHNTPLEFLNKSQEIIQKKKKEREENMNTNSLAVTKLINEFDLEVKYGRDKVTSTYIKSSNVYRPSLSLIGFFDLIEEVSNIGIQIFSKIEFNFLEKLCPTERINNLKKFLSFDIPMIVLTEDANAPDYFFELVQKSGHILAIAPYKKSSQIIANFNNYLDSFFSETISVHGVLVELFGFGVLLTGKSGIGKSETALELIHRGHRLIADDMVKFYRDTQGDIVGKSAELPFFMEIRGLGIIDIKTLYGMSSVRLSKRLDMIIELKALDNSDYMSAPTTHLYEDVLGKPIKKRILEISSGRNAAAMVEVMVMDYMSGLLGQK; from the coding sequence ATGTACACATATACCACTGTTAGAGAAATTGCAGATTCATTAAATTTAGAAATATTAAATGAAGGAAATTTAGACTTAAAAATTGATATTCCTAATATCTATCAAATTGGTTATGAACTTGTTGGTTTTTTAGATAAAGATAGTGATGAATTAAATAGATATATCAATATCTGTAGTTTAAAAGAATCAAGATTTATGGCTACTTTTTCTAAGGAAAGAAAAGAAAAAGTTATTTCAGAATATATGGCACTTGGTTTCCCAGCTCTAATCTTTTCAAAAGATGCTATTATAGCTGAAGAATTCTATTATTATGCTAAAAAATATAATAAAAATATTCTCTTAAGTAATGAAAAGGCTTCTGTTACTGTAAGAAAATTAAAATTTTTTCTTTCTAGAGCACTATCTGTTGAGGAAGAGTATGAAGATTATTCTCTTATGGAAATTCATGGTGTTGGAGTATTGATGACAGGTTATTCCAATGCTAGAAAAGGAGTTATGATAGAGCTACTTGAGAGAGGTCACCGTATGATAACAGATAAGAATCTTATCATACGTCGTGTTGGTGAAAATGATTTGCTTGGTTACAATGGAAAAAAGAAAGTAAAGCTAGGGCATTTTTATCTAGAAGATATACAAAATGGTTCTGTCGATGTTACAGATCATTTTGGAGTAAAATCAACAAGAATAGAAAAAAAGATAAATATTCTTATAGTTTTAGAAGAATGGAAAGAAAAAGAATTCTATGATAGACTTGGACTTGATACACAATATGAAACTTTTGTTGGTGAAAAAATACAAAAGTTTGTTATACCTGTTAGAAAAGGAAGAAATATAGCTGTTATCATTGAAACAGCAGCTCTATCATTTAGATTAAAGAGAATGGGACATAATACTCCTTTAGAATTTCTTAATAAGTCTCAAGAAATAATACAAAAAAAGAAAAAAGAGAGGGAAGAAAATATGAATACAAACAGTTTAGCAGTTACAAAACTAATAAATGAATTTGACTTAGAAGTCAAATATGGTAGAGATAAAGTGACAAGTACATATATAAAATCTTCTAATGTATACCGTCCCTCTTTGTCACTTATAGGATTTTTTGATTTGATAGAAGAAGTTTCTAATATAGGTATACAAATATTTTCAAAAATAGAATTTAATTTCTTAGAAAAACTTTGTCCTACAGAAAGAATTAATAATTTAAAGAAGTTTTTATCATTTGATATACCTATGATAGTACTGACAGAAGATGCTAATGCTCCTGATTACTTCTTTGAATTAGTACAAAAAAGTGGTCATATTTTAGCTATTGCTCCATATAAAAAATCTTCTCAAATAATTGCAAACTTTAATAACTACTTGGACTCTTTCTTCTCAGAAACAATAAGTGTCCATGGAGTTTTAGTTGAGCTTTTTGGTTTTGGAGTCTTACTTACAGGTAAAAGTGGAATAGGAAAAAGTGAAACAGCATTAGAACTTATACATAGAGGTCACAGACTTATAGCTGATGACATGGTTAAATTCTATAGAGATACTCAAGGAGACATTGTAGGTAAATCAGCTGAACTTCCATTCTTTATGGAAATAAGAGGTTTAGGAATCATAGATATAAAAACTTTATATGGAATGAGTTCTGTAAGATTATCTAAAAGATTGGATATGATAATAGAGCTAAAAGCACTTGATAACTCTGATTATATGTCAGCTCCAACAACTCATCTATATGAAGATGTACTAGGAAAACCTATTAAGAAAAGAATACTTGAAATTTCTTCAGGTAGAAATGCTGCTGCCATGGTTGAAGTTATGGTTATGGACTATATGTCTGGTTTACTTGGTCAAAAATAA
- a CDS encoding DHH family phosphoesterase, whose translation MKEFIEKFKEIKAIIEENQNIILTAHVNPDGDAVGSGLGLFLTLKENYKDKNVRFVLQDSIPYTTKFLKGSEEIETYNSEEKYSTDLLIFLDSATRERTGETGKNIEAKLSINIDHHMSNPSYGDVNCVITYSSSTSEIVYHFIKYMAYPISLATAEALYLGLVNDTGNFSHSNVKVETMMMATDLISLGVNNNYIVTNFLNSNSYQTLKMLGDALTKFEFYPEKKLSYYYLDQTTMQKYGAKKEDTEGVVEKILSYYEASVSLFLREEADGKIKGSMRSKYETNVNKIAALFGGGGHYKAAGFSSDLSPKEILDIVLKNLD comes from the coding sequence TTGAAAGAATTCATTGAAAAATTTAAAGAAATAAAAGCTATTATCGAAGAAAATCAAAATATTATACTAACAGCTCATGTCAATCCTGATGGTGATGCTGTAGGTTCGGGACTAGGTTTATTTCTTACATTAAAAGAAAATTACAAAGATAAAAATGTTAGATTTGTTTTACAAGATAGTATTCCTTATACTACAAAATTTTTAAAGGGTTCTGAAGAAATAGAAACATATAATAGTGAAGAAAAATATTCAACTGATTTATTAATATTTTTAGATTCAGCTACAAGAGAAAGAACTGGAGAAACTGGAAAAAATATAGAAGCAAAACTTAGTATTAATATCGATCATCATATGAGTAATCCAAGTTATGGAGATGTGAATTGTGTTATAACATATTCATCTTCAACTTCTGAAATCGTTTATCACTTTATCAAATATATGGCTTATCCGATAAGTTTAGCTACAGCTGAGGCTTTGTATTTAGGTTTGGTAAATGACACAGGAAACTTCTCTCATAGCAATGTAAAAGTTGAAACTATGATGATGGCTACAGATTTAATTTCACTTGGTGTAAATAATAACTATATAGTAACTAATTTTTTAAACTCAAATTCTTATCAAACTTTAAAAATGTTAGGAGATGCCTTAACAAAGTTTGAATTTTATCCTGAAAAGAAATTATCATATTATTATTTAGATCAGACAACTATGCAAAAATATGGAGCTAAAAAAGAAGACACTGAAGGTGTAGTTGAAAAAATTCTATCGTACTATGAAGCTTCTGTTTCACTATTTTTGAGGGAAGAAGCTGATGGAAAAATCAAAGGAAGTATGAGATCCAAGTATGAGACAAATGTCAATAAAATTGCTGCTCTTTTTGGTGGCGGTGGTCACTATAAAGCCGCAGGTTTTTCAAGTGATTTAAGCCCTAAAGAAATCTTAGATATTGTTTTAAAAAACTTAGATTGA
- a CDS encoding ABC transporter substrate-binding protein: MKKIKILVILILSLLLISCAEKEETAEKVEQIFYTAMPKQEYNLNPQSYTGNERALITQIFEGLTELKDEGARYVGVLNIEHSDDFKEWIFTLRDDLKWSDNQKITAETYLESWLNTLENSNSDEIYKMFVIKGAEDFVKKKLDRSSVGIKVQENKLIVTLNSSIKNFDEWVSNPIFYPIREENAKLSLDKKIVNGAFKVSTYNEDSIVLVRNENYWDNVNTKLKEVNIALVENDIMAYEMFPRNEIDYFGEPFYSIPFDRLGQVNTLPEKLVFPSTRYWYISIPNETNEKIFEKAELRKLMYAVSDPEFMGKVIIENNSPSIFEHPHPSSEVLNKAKEDFEKLNIKFSETPYIAYFSADNLLEKKLLLSTVKEWVGNFKIPIRVSSSTDSPITFKIENYLVGTNNKNDLYYYINYKYNTKIKTDEEFLDSLVVIPLLQEYNTVLSRSSVRGLNLTPSGDLYLKYINMQ, translated from the coding sequence ATGAAAAAAATAAAAATATTGGTCATTTTAATTTTAAGTCTCCTATTAATTTCTTGTGCTGAGAAAGAAGAAACTGCTGAAAAGGTTGAACAAATATTTTATACTGCTATGCCTAAGCAAGAGTATAATTTAAATCCTCAATCTTATACTGGAAATGAAAGAGCTTTAATAACTCAAATATTTGAAGGCTTAACTGAATTAAAAGATGAAGGTGCAAGATATGTTGGAGTTCTTAATATAGAGCATTCAGATGATTTTAAAGAATGGATTTTTACTTTAAGAGATGATTTAAAATGGTCTGATAATCAAAAAATAACTGCTGAAACTTACCTTGAAAGCTGGTTAAATACCCTAGAAAACTCAAATTCAGATGAGATATATAAAATGTTTGTTATCAAGGGAGCAGAAGATTTTGTTAAGAAAAAACTAGACAGAAGTTCTGTTGGTATAAAAGTTCAAGAAAATAAATTGATTGTAACTTTAAATTCTTCAATTAAGAACTTTGATGAATGGGTAAGTAATCCTATATTCTATCCAATCAGAGAAGAAAATGCTAAGCTAAGTCTTGATAAAAAGATTGTAAATGGTGCTTTTAAGGTTTCTACTTACAATGAAGATTCAATTGTTTTAGTGAGAAATGAAAATTACTGGGATAATGTCAATACAAAATTAAAAGAAGTCAATATTGCTCTTGTAGAGAATGATATTATGGCTTATGAAATGTTTCCTCGTAATGAAATAGACTATTTTGGAGAACCATTTTACTCTATACCTTTTGATAGATTAGGACAAGTGAATACTTTACCAGAAAAATTAGTTTTTCCTAGCACTAGATATTGGTATATCTCTATACCTAATGAAACTAATGAAAAGATATTTGAAAAGGCTGAATTAAGAAAGCTTATGTATGCTGTGAGTGATCCTGAATTTATGGGAAAAGTTATAATAGAAAATAACTCTCCTAGTATTTTTGAACATCCTCATCCTTCTTCAGAAGTTTTAAATAAAGCTAAGGAAGACTTTGAAAAATTAAATATTAAATTCTCAGAGACTCCTTATATAGCTTATTTTTCAGCTGATAATTTATTAGAAAAAAAATTACTATTATCAACTGTTAAAGAATGGGTAGGTAATTTTAAAATTCCAATAAGAGTTAGTTCTAGTACTGATTCTCCTATAACTTTCAAAATTGAAAATTATTTAGTTGGAACAAATAATAAAAATGATTTATATTATTATATAAATTATAAATATAATACTAAGATAAAAACAGATGAAGAATTCTTAGATTCTTTAGTTGTTATTCCACTTTTACAGGAATATAACACTGTTTTATCTCGTTCAAGTGTAAGAGGTTTAAATCTTACTCCTAGTGGAGATTTATACTTAAAGTACATAAATATGCAATAA
- a CDS encoding SDR family NAD(P)-dependent oxidoreductase, with protein sequence MESNIKGKIAFISGASSGIGKATAEKLAEMGANLIICARRENILNELKEKLEKQYGIKVKTLVFDVRSYSDVLKNINSLDDEWKKIEILVNNAGLAVGLEKLYEYNMEDVDRMVDTNIKGFTYIANTILPLMIATDKVCTVINIGSVAGEIAYPHGSIYCATKFAVKAISDSMRSELIDKKIKVTNIKPGLVDTEFSLVRFKGDKERADGVYGGIEPLYAEDIADTIAYVVNLPDKIQITDLTVTPLHQANAIHIHREK encoded by the coding sequence ATGGAAAGTAATATTAAAGGGAAAATTGCATTTATTTCTGGTGCAAGCTCTGGAATAGGAAAAGCTACAGCTGAAAAATTAGCTGAAATGGGAGCTAACCTTATTATTTGTGCTAGAAGAGAAAATATTTTAAATGAATTAAAAGAGAAACTTGAAAAGCAATATGGAATTAAAGTAAAAACTTTAGTATTTGATGTAAGAAGTTATTCAGATGTTTTGAAAAATATAAATTCTTTAGATGATGAATGGAAAAAAATAGAAATATTAGTAAATAATGCAGGATTAGCAGTTGGATTAGAAAAACTATATGAATACAACATGGAAGATGTTGATAGAATGGTTGATACTAATATTAAAGGATTTACGTATATTGCTAACACAATACTACCTCTTATGATAGCAACAGATAAAGTTTGTACAGTTATAAATATAGGTTCTGTTGCAGGAGAAATTGCATATCCACATGGTAGTATATACTGTGCAACAAAATTTGCTGTAAAAGCTATCAGTGATTCAATGAGATCTGAACTTATAGATAAAAAAATAAAGGTTACAAACATAAAACCTGGACTTGTTGATACAGAATTTAGTTTGGTTAGATTTAAAGGAGATAAGGAAAGAGCAGATGGAGTTTATGGAGGAATAGAACCTCTATATGCAGAAGATATAGCAGATACTATAGCTTATGTTGTAAATCTTCCTGATAAAATACAAATTACAGATTTAACTGTAACACCTTTACATCAAGCTAATGCAATACATATCCATAGAGAAAAATAA
- a CDS encoding tetratricopeptide repeat protein: MDKISKEYQEIIHEVKILPVEQLDINRVEKLIRAYIADKNYEKALEVLRVVEDREKNNPSINSELGYCLVELKQFDEAAKYFLKAKNQGREDAWIYSQLGWAYRNAEKYKEALEAYLKAQQLGNKVAWTNAEIGMCYKELGKYEEALKYYLIIINSGELDNDIYKKTWVLSEIAYIYQNIDKYEEAIEYFKKVESLGRKDSWLYANMFNCLKALKNNEEALKYSLMLENFEEFKNDIFVLSNIAHLYEERQEYKEQLKYLEKIEKIGIDDPQFYIEYGYCLMFLEYYREAISKFEKSLGAGKDTYCISQIAFCYRNLGEYEKALEYFQKARSLGRNDAWISLEFGLCYRDLNEYEKALKYFLEAYEKEERYKTDTYLLSSIGKMYDLLGKYENGEEFLRKSYDLGERDRWINMELGECLTRLGKYEEAIEKLLEARRLYMAEGKAPYSEDLELAYCYAALGDKNKAKYHMDSSIEALGAYAESEEYLKKRFTEIKEMINSLK, from the coding sequence ATGGATAAAATATCAAAAGAATATCAAGAGATAATACATGAAGTTAAGATACTTCCAGTAGAGCAACTAGATATTAATCGTGTAGAAAAATTAATTAGAGCATATATTGCTGATAAAAATTATGAAAAGGCATTAGAAGTACTAAGGGTAGTAGAAGATAGAGAAAAAAATAACCCATCAATTAATTCTGAGCTTGGATATTGTTTAGTAGAGTTAAAGCAATTTGATGAAGCAGCAAAATATTTTTTAAAAGCTAAAAATCAAGGTAGAGAAGATGCTTGGATATACTCACAACTAGGTTGGGCATATCGTAATGCAGAAAAATATAAAGAAGCTTTAGAAGCATATTTAAAAGCACAACAATTAGGTAATAAAGTGGCTTGGACAAATGCTGAGATAGGGATGTGCTATAAAGAATTAGGAAAATATGAAGAAGCTTTGAAATATTATCTAATAATAATTAATTCAGGTGAATTAGATAATGATATATATAAGAAAACATGGGTATTATCAGAAATAGCTTATATATATCAAAATATTGATAAATATGAAGAAGCTATAGAATATTTTAAAAAAGTAGAAAGCTTAGGAAGAAAAGATAGTTGGCTATATGCTAATATGTTTAATTGTTTAAAAGCTTTAAAAAACAATGAAGAAGCATTGAAATATTCTTTAATGTTGGAAAATTTTGAAGAGTTTAAAAATGATATTTTTGTATTATCTAATATTGCACATCTTTATGAAGAAAGACAAGAATATAAAGAACAATTAAAATATCTTGAAAAAATTGAAAAAATAGGAATAGACGATCCTCAATTTTATATTGAGTATGGTTATTGTTTAATGTTTTTAGAATACTATAGAGAAGCTATTTCAAAATTTGAAAAATCTTTAGGAGCAGGTAAAGATACCTACTGTATTTCTCAAATAGCTTTTTGTTATCGTAATTTAGGAGAATATGAAAAAGCATTAGAATACTTCCAAAAAGCTAGATCACTTGGAAGAAACGATGCTTGGATTAGTCTTGAATTTGGATTATGTTACAGAGACCTAAATGAGTATGAAAAAGCTCTTAAGTATTTTTTAGAAGCTTATGAAAAAGAAGAAAGATATAAGACAGATACTTATTTATTATCAAGTATTGGAAAAATGTATGATTTATTAGGAAAATATGAAAATGGTGAAGAATTTTTAAGAAAATCATATGATCTAGGTGAGAGAGACAGATGGATAAATATGGAATTAGGTGAATGTCTGACTAGATTAGGAAAATATGAAGAAGCTATTGAAAAACTTTTAGAAGCAAGAAGGCTATATATGGCAGAAGGAAAAGCACCATATTCAGAAGACTTAGAACTAGCTTATTGTTATGCAGCTTTAGGAGATAAAAATAAAGCAAAATATCATATGGATTCATCTATTGAAGCACTAGGGGCTTATGCTGAAAGTGAAGAATACTTGAAGAAAAGATTCACAGAAATTAAAGAGATGATAAACTCTCTAAAATAA